In the genome of Rhopalosiphum padi isolate XX-2018 chromosome 1, ASM2088224v1, whole genome shotgun sequence, the window aCCACGTGAGTTGCAAacagtatcataatatatgcataaaattattaaaaataattgtatttctattaaaaacgtTTGATTaatctcataataatatttataacattagcGGTTTGAATAAAACAGAGATGAAAACAATATTGGCttaaaaaattgtgttgatAACTAAtctaattttcaatactttaaattgtaaatacattatttaaaacatattttgttctcGTAATAGTTGGCATCTagataccaataataattgtgaaaatcTTGTATGAAATATATTGAGATATGTCATTTGTTCAGAAGAGTCATCTGACAATGCGTCGACGGACAGGAACGAGAAAAAATCGCTATCCACGCTACGTTTGTTATCCGAGGATTGATACTAACAGGAATGACAGTGAATTGACAGTACACCCGCGTATGTGCACGGATAAGAAATCATACTCATGCGACGTGTGTGACAAGGAGTTTATCAGTAATAGCCAACTGATAATACACCGGCGGACGCACACGGGTGAAACACCGTACGAATGTGACTTGTGCGGTAAGTCGTTCTCTCAAAGAAGCAATTTGACCAGTCACCTAAGGACGCATACGGGTGAAAGGCCGTACTCTTGTAACGTATGCTACAAGTCGTTCTCTCAAAAGTTCACTTTGGCCAATCACATGCGGACGCACACAGGTGAAAAACCGTACAATTGTGACTTGTGTGGTAAGTCGTTCTCTCAAAGAAGCAATTTGACCAGTCACCTAAGGGCGCATACGGGTGAAAGGCCGTACTCTTGTAACGTATGCTACAAGTCGTTCTCTCAAAAGCTCACTTTGGCCAATCACCTGCGGACGCATACAGGTGAAAAACCGTACAATTGTGACAAATGCAATAAGTCGTTCTCGCAAAGAAGCAATTTGACCAGTCACCTGCGGACGCACACAGGTGAAAAGCCGTACCACTGCGACGTGTGATATCAGTGGAAAGTCGTTCACTCGTTGTGGCAGCCTGACAAGTCACAATAAAAGGGTGAACCAGAAGTCGATGTTTTTTGTATGTGGACGTGTCGGCAAATTTCACGACGTTGTCTTGTAGgtggtttgaaaaaataatcctTTCATTATGAATTCAATTAGTAATGATGCGGTTGATAATTGTTTGTGACAGTTAATAACACTTTATTATGTTCGTTATTAACTTCACACCCGTGTTCATTTCATTGTTTTgtgtttatcaaaaataaatagttatatgtttattaagCGAAAACCATTGACTCAATGGCAACGACTCGTTgtcctttatttttaataaataagcagAGCTATAGGAAAACTTAAAAGTAGTATAcaagataaaaatacaatataaaataataattacgaagtTATAACAAGAGATGTGTGTAATTCACGCTGTGTAAATGGTTACGATGATAAAATTCTATATCGCCACATTAGGTTACTTCCTCGTGGAAAAAAATGACCTTTTTTTTGGACTTTCTCGGCGTGAGCTGTGCAGATGCTGTGTTTAAACTAGTCTTCGGCAAGCGATGACGATCGGTTTGCCGTCATTTGAATGTAGCTCGGCGTTGAACGAAGCTTGGTATAGACGTGGCttgatgaattttaaaatcctagattaatattacaatattttattgaaaatatcattgttattaatattaattatatcataggtaaattaatttaaattaatatgaggAAGACAGGAACATTAATAGGTATTACCTAAGTTATAAACtctaaattag includes:
- the LOC132927433 gene encoding gastrula zinc finger protein XlCGF49.1-like — translated: MSFVQKSHLTMRRRTGTRKNRYPRYVCYPRIDTNRNDSELTVHPRMCTDKKSYSCDVCDKEFISNSQLIIHRRTHTGETPYECDLCGKSFSQRSNLTSHLRTHTGERPYSCNVCYKSFSQKFTLANHMRTHTGEKPYNCDLCGKSFSQRSNLTSHLRAHTGERPYSCNVCYKSFSQKLTLANHLRTHTGEKPYNCDKCNKSFSQRSNLTSHLRTHTGEKPYHCDV